The proteins below come from a single Miscanthus floridulus cultivar M001 chromosome 1, ASM1932011v1, whole genome shotgun sequence genomic window:
- the LOC136486998 gene encoding subtilisin-like protease has product MEMNKSRWCRATLLLLLSLALRAAAYLQERKNYIVHLRPREAADGSVEEWHRSFLSQAAAARLDSAADGGGDDGPRIIYSYSDVFTGFAARLTDEEAEALRATDGCARLYPEVFLPLATTRSPGFLGLHLGNEGFWSRSGFGRGVVIGILDTGILPSHPSFGDDGLQPPPKGWKGTCEFKNIAGGGCNNKIIGARAFGSAAVNSTAPPVDDAGHGTHTASTAAGNFVENANIRGNADGTASGMAPHAHLSIYKVCTRSRCSIMDIIAGLDAAVKDGVDVLSFSIGAYSGTQFNYDPIAIAAFKAMERGIFVSCAAGNAGPEPGTVGNGAPWMLTVAAGTMDRAIQTNVRLGNGEEFHGESLFQPRNNSAADPLPLVYPGADGFDASRDCSVLRGAEVTGKVVLCESRGLSGRIEAGQTVAAYGGVGMIVMNKAAEGYTTFADAHVLPASHVSYEAGAKIMAYLNSTANGTASIDFKGTIIGSYPSPAVTFFSSRGPSKASPGILKPDITGPGMNILAAWAPSDSRTEFSDGGADLSFFVESGTSMSTPHLSGIAALFKSLHPDWSPAAIKSAIMTTSDAVDRTGLPIKDEQYRHATFYAMGAGYVNPALAFDPGLVYDLHADDYIPYLCGLGLGDDGVTEIAHRPVTCGGLRAITEAELNYPSLVANLLSQPITVNRTVTNVGKASSVYTAVVDMPKDVSVTVQPPMLRFTELKEKQSFTVAVRWAGQPNVAGAEGNLKWVSDDYIVRSPLVIPPKGE; this is encoded by the coding sequence ATGGAGATGAACAAATCCCGGTGGTGTCGCGccaccctgctgctgctgctgtccctGGCTCTCCGCGCCGCGGCGTACCTGCAGGAGCGAAAGAACTACATCGTGCACCTCCGGCCGCGGGAAGCCGCCGACGGCTCCGTCGAGGAGTGGCACCGCTCGTTCCTATcgcaggcggcggcggccaggCTGGACTCCgcggccgacggcggcggcgacgacggcccGCGGATCATATACTCCTACAGCGACGTCTTCACGGGCTTCGCCGCGCGGCTCACGGACGAGGAGGCGGAGGCGCTGAGGGCCACGGACGGGTGCGCGCGGCTGTACCCGGAGGTGTTCCTGCCGCTCGCCACCACCCGCTCGccgggcttcctcggcctccacCTCGGGAACGAGGGCTTCTGGAGCCGCTCCGGGTTCGGGCGCGGGGTGGTGATTGGGATCCTCGACACGGGGATCCTGCCCAGCCACCCGTCCTTCGGCGACGACGGGCTCCAGCCGCCGCCCAAGGGGTGGAAGGGGACCTGCGAGTTCAAGAACATCGCGGGGGGAGGATGCAACAACAAGATCATCGGGGCGCGCGCGTTCGGGAGCGCGGCGGTGAACTCGACGGCGCCGCCCGTCGACGACGCGGGCCACGGCACGCACACGGCCAGCACGGCCGCGGGCAACTTCGTCGAGAACGCCAACATCAGGGGCAACGCGGACGGCACGGCGTCCGGGATGGCGCCGCACGCGCACCTCTCCATCTACAAGGTGTGCACGCGCAGCCGCTGCTCCATCATGGACATCATCGCGGGGCTGGACGCCGCCGTCAAGGACGGCGTCGACGTGCTGTCCTTCTCCATCGGCGCCTACTCGGGCACGCAGTTCAACTACGACCCCATCGCCATCGCCGCGTTCAAGGCCATGGAGCGCGGCATCTTCGTCAGCTGCGCCGCGGGCAACGCGGGGCCGGAGCCTGGAACGGTCGGCAACGGCGCGCCGTGGATGCTCACCGTCGCCGCGGGCACCATGGACCGCGCGATACAGACCAATGTCAGGCTCGGCAACGGCGAGGAGTTCCACGGCGAGTCCCTGTTCCAGCCCAGGAACAACTCCGCCGCGGACCCGCTCCCGCTGGTGTACCCCGGCGCGGACGGCTTCGACGCGAGCCGCGACTGCAGCGTGCTGCGCGGCGCCGAGGTGACCGGCAAGGTGGTGCTCTGCGAGAGCAGGGGCCTGAGCGGCCGCATCGAGGCGGGGCAGACCGTGGCGGCGTACGGCGGCGTGGGCATGATCGTGATGAACAAGGCGGCGGAGGGGTACACCACCTTCGCCGACGCCCACGTCCTCCCGGCGTCGCACGTCAGCTACGAGGCCGGGGCCAAGATCATGGCCTACCTCAACTCCACGGCCAACGGGACGGCGAGCATCGACTTCAAGGGGACGATCATCGGCTCGTACCCGTCGCCGGCGGTCACCTTCTTCTCGTCCCGTGGGCCGAGCAAGGCGAGCCCGGGCATCCTGAAGCCGGACATCACGGGCCCCGGCATGAACATTCTCGCGGCGTGGGCGCCGAGCGACTCGCGCACGGAGTTCTCCGACGGCGGGGCCGACCTCTCCTTCTTCGTCGAGTCCGGCACGTCCATGTCGACGCCGCACCTGAGCGGCATCGCGGCGCTCTTCAAGAGCCTGCACCCAGACTGGTCACCGGCGGCGATCAAGTCGGCGATCATGACGACGTCCGACGCGGTGGACCGCACGGGCCTGCCCATCAAGGACGAGCAGTACCGGCACGCCACCTTCTACGCCATGGGCGCGGGCTACGTGAACCCGGCGCTGGCCTTCGACCCCGGCCTGGTCTACGACCTCCACGCCGACGACTACATCCCCTACCTCTGTGGGCTGGGGCTCGGCGACGACGGCGTCACGGAGATCGCCCACCGCCCCGTCACCTGCGGCGGTCTCAGGGCCATCACCGAAGCGGAGCTCAACTACCCGTCCCTCGTCGCCAACCTGCTGTCCCAGCCCATCACGGTGAACCGCACGGTGACCAACGTGGGCAAGGCGAGCTCCGTGTACACCGCCGTGGTGGACATGCCCAAGGACGTGTCGGTTACCGTGCAGCCGCCGATGCTCCGGTTCACGGAGCTGAAAGAGAAGCAGAGCTTTACGGTGGCGGTGCGGTGGGCGGGGCAGCCCAACGTCGCCGGCGCCGAGGGCAAcctcaagtgggtctccgacgattACATCGTGAGGAGCCCCCTTGTGATTCCACCCAAGGGAGAGTAG
- the LOC136487006 gene encoding uncharacterized protein: MASHTSRTIQTTLPTAERKTMRPLPGCEILQLEIRTAQTGNHMHHEQIRPPATMSFATNFRRPSSASSSARSRTNICTIYPKVYTVCML, from the exons ATGGCTTCGCATACCAGCCGAACTATCCAGACAACACTGCCGACCGCCGAG CGCAAGACGATGAGGCCACTTCCCGGTTGCGAG ATTTTGCAGCTAGAGATTCGGACAGCTCAG ACTGGGAACCATATGCACCATGAACAG ATTCGTCCGCCTGCGACAATGTCTTTTGCCACCAACTTCCGACGACCATCAAGCGCATCCAGCAGTGCAAGGTCCAGGACAAACATCTGTACAATATATCCCAAAGTATATACTGTATGCATGCTGTAA